The Symphalangus syndactylus isolate Jambi chromosome 1, NHGRI_mSymSyn1-v2.1_pri, whole genome shotgun sequence DNA segment GGcgaggggaagaaagaaaaaatatgtatgcttttaaatgttttatcttatttttgataacaaaaaatacatatatgttgtTGCAAAAACTCAAAAACTTCAGCAAGATAAAATGGAAAGCCAAAGTCCCATATAAGCCCACTGCTCTTCAGAAATAATACAAGGTCTACAATATTATTAGTTTTAAGAAAGTGCTTGAAAAAACAGGACAAGGGAAAAAGCCAGGAAGAAAAATGGCTTGTGAGCAGTGATGCTCTGGACATTTGCTAGCGCATGTCACCTCTTTCACTGGCAGgcttatcattttattttctctgttcacAAGAAGATTTAGGGTGTCCTGTAATATGTCTACTGATCAAAAAATGCAAACACTCTGGTAGCATAAGTggctaaaaataagaaacaaagaaatcctGAGGCCTGAAAATGTATTGGTCATGTGTAGGGAATATTTTAAAGACCCAAAAATGTTGTTTGGAGTCATGCTGCTACCGCAACAGTTTTACGAGAGCCCTTCTGCTACACAATATTCCATAAGGAGGCCTGCCCGCCTTTGGCCAAAGTACAGGCACCCTGCTCCAGATGCCCCACAACCAGGCTGCTGCCTCAGCTCTCATCACCACCATTTTCACATTTCATTCCAATAAATAAGGATGCACTTAATCCTTGTCAGGGGCAGCACCTGGTACCCAGAATGCTGGACCTTCCCTGCCCTCGTGCTCATTGACCCCACCTCAGCAGGGCCTCTGACCCTGGGTACCTGGCAGGCTTCAGGGACTTTCTGCTGCTGGCCAGCCCAAATGTCCTGCAATTTGTCTTTCTAGCTGAGACCAATAAATCAACTGTGGACTGGTCAGAAGCCATCATCATCACTGCTATCAAAACCCAGGTCATAGGGCAAATTCTTTCCTGCCTCCTTGCATAGAGGGGTCTCTGAACATCCGAGATGGAGGCCACTGAACCAGCTCATCTGGTGGTCCCCCTGGGAACTGCTGGAAAGTAGCCTGTTGTCTTGGGAAGAGCACCCGCTGGGCTGCAAGAGTCTTCCCTGCACTGCCCTTGCTGCCTTATTGGGCACGACTGTTCCTCCCAAAATAGGGCAGACTGGTTTTTTGGGGCTCCTGGGACACTGCAGATGCAGAGGCTGAGCATGGGGTTCCTGCTGCCTCAGGAAGGGGCTTTGAGGGACAGAAATTGCAGGCTGAGGACTCTGATATTTGGAATTGAATTTACAGGTCTGGATTGGGATTTGTTTTTGCTTGCTGGCTAAGAGCCTGCCTCTGTGGGCCCTGTGGGCCTTCCTGGGCTGCTGCTGCTTGTCTTTCCCTCGCATTTCTACAGTCCCATCTTTCTGTTTAATCACCAAATGTTCACGTGGGTCACACAAAAACATACTTTGGGCTTGATATTTTGGGCAGGCATTCTTAATGCTGGTTGAAAAGTTGTTTATCTCCAGTGATGTGAGCTGTGAGGCTCCTTGGGAAACCAGATCCCTGTCACTAGGAATCTTATGGCCTGGGATGCTGGAACCATGGTTCTTGGCACCTGTTTTAGTAACAGCCCAGTTCTTGCAGTTAGTCTGCACTGCCTTGTCCTTTACATGCCTATTTCTTTCATGGGACGCAAATGCTGGCAGTGCAGCCTCTTCTTGGAGAGCATCATTCTTTGCTCCTTCACCCCAGACACCAAATTCTCCAGGCTGTAGGGAGCCCATACCAGGATTCCATGCAGCAGGGAGGGCCTGGGCCTGCCATAAAACTGGTTTCTCAGAGGTGTATTTTTCCTGCCTGGTGAGATTGAGGCTCTGGGCCAAAGGTGGCGACGTCTGAGAAGCGCTGTCTTTCACTGGAGGCACTGAGATCAATCTCTTCAGCTCTGCTAGGACACTGGGCACATTCAGCTGGCCTAGCTGCTCACACAGATGGTGGAATTCCTGACTCTGCTGAGCAACTAAAACTTCAAGGTGCTTCAGGTTGGACTTCATTTCTATAAACTCTGCTTGTCTCTGGGGAGAGAGGCAGTGAGAAAGACAGTGATGGACAGTGCAAGTCagaaagcacaataaaacgtgagAACAGACCAATGGATGTGACAGCAGAACCAAGGCTTGCTCCTTGTAGGGAACCTCCCAGGGTAAGCACAATTACACTCTGGAGTTGAACCCCTGGGGCCCACATCATGTCAAGGAACCTTGGGGAAGGAAGCTAGCCTATATGCTGGCCCCTTTCCAAGTGGCCTGTGCTGGTCTCTGCTCTTAGCTGAAAATTTGCAACTTTAAAGGTTTCTCGGCCAgatgcagcggctcacgcctgtaatccccagcactttgggaggctaaggcaggt contains these protein-coding regions:
- the IHO1 gene encoding interactor of HORMAD1 protein 1, coding for MNFNVWNIKEMLSIPSGSGNKKSSNWNNNQNDYSSLSDSQFLFGSQFCPENSETLSAPLDFGAHLRHSKQSQQNSLEGEPSIFTKYQTKPQLFGGDIKDGGLFPPPLSVGKSKGLLEQFEEKKKRAKDKCDSETLYNFVSNVRESIHRLQTSVEKSEEHLSSRSQSILDSLETVAKTLQETVQAQNDLVFEAVQDKGNMEQAILEMKERFEARQAEFIEMKSNLKHLEVLVAQQSQEFHHLCEQLGQLNVPSVLAELKRLISVPPVKDSASQTSPPLAQSLNLTRQEKYTSEKPVLWQAQALPAAWNPGMGSLQPGEFGVWGEGAKNDALQEEAALPAFASHERNRHVKDKAVQTNCKNWAVTKTGAKNHGSSIPGHKIPSDRDLVSQGASQLTSLEINNFSTSIKNACPKYQAQSMFLCDPREHLVIKQKDGTVEMRGKDKQQQPRKAHRAHRGRLLASKQKQIPIQTCKFNSKYQSPQPAISVPQSPFLRQQEPHAQPLHLQCPRSPKKPVCPILGGTVVPNKAARAVQGRLLQPSGCSSQDNRLLSSSSQGDHQMSWFSGLHLGCSETPLCKEAGKNLPYDLGFDSSDDDGF